The Thermus brockianus genome window below encodes:
- a CDS encoding carboxymuconolactone decarboxylase family protein produces the protein MSTEELERLRDRYRELIGFVPPRIQARTDLLARLDPDTLRMQEELRARLMYPPCFDVKTAQLMLFGMLLMDLSDAAKLHAIAARRAGATYEELNAVVGLAFLFRGLPAANRGAEVIQEILRMEEEGRL, from the coding sequence ATGTCCACCGAAGAGTTGGAGCGCCTCCGCGATCGCTACCGGGAACTCATCGGTTTCGTCCCGCCTAGAATCCAGGCCCGGACGGACCTGCTTGCCCGGTTGGACCCGGATACCCTGCGGATGCAAGAAGAACTCCGGGCCCGCCTCATGTATCCCCCCTGCTTTGACGTGAAGACGGCTCAACTCATGCTCTTTGGCATGCTCCTTATGGACCTTTCCGATGCCGCCAAGCTCCACGCCATCGCCGCCCGGCGGGCCGGGGCCACCTACGAGGAGCTCAATGCGGTGGTGGGGCTTGCCTTCCTCTTCCGGGGGCTGCCCGCTGCCAACCGCGGGGCTGAAGTAATCCAGGAGATCCTTCGCATGGAGGAGGAAGGGAGGCTGTGA
- a CDS encoding catechol 2,3-dioxygenase has product MEGFDVVQLAHAEILTPNPEGTLWFFTELLGLEVSARDGNSVYLRAYEDWYHHTLKITEAKEAGLGHIAWRTASPEALKRRVEALEASGLGKGWIEGDLGHGPAYQFVTPDGHRMELLFEVEYYEAPPEKRSKLKNRPSRRPLRGVPVRRLDHVNCLCSEVTPNRRFFEEVLGFKLREQKVRGEGEELGAWLSVSPLVHEIGLMRDATGSKGRFHHIAFWYGYPQHLMDLADLCMEYDVRIEAGPGKHGTTQAYFMYVFEPGGTRVELFGDTGYLIFDPTWKTVVWDVTNVNDLEKSTIWFGGQLPETFYTYGTPPIAKGVAF; this is encoded by the coding sequence ATGGAAGGGTTTGATGTGGTGCAGTTGGCGCATGCGGAGATCTTGACCCCTAACCCCGAGGGCACCTTGTGGTTTTTCACGGAGCTCTTGGGCCTCGAGGTCAGCGCCCGTGATGGGAACTCCGTCTACCTCCGGGCCTACGAGGACTGGTATCACCACACCCTTAAGATCACCGAGGCCAAGGAGGCGGGCTTAGGCCACATCGCCTGGCGCACCGCTTCCCCAGAGGCCCTAAAGCGGCGGGTGGAGGCCCTCGAGGCATCCGGCCTGGGAAAGGGTTGGATAGAGGGGGATTTGGGCCACGGCCCCGCCTACCAGTTTGTCACCCCCGATGGGCACCGGATGGAGCTCCTTTTTGAAGTGGAGTACTACGAAGCTCCCCCCGAGAAGCGGAGCAAGCTCAAGAACCGTCCTTCCCGAAGGCCTTTAAGAGGCGTTCCGGTGCGCCGTCTAGACCACGTGAACTGCCTCTGCTCCGAGGTCACGCCGAACCGGCGCTTCTTTGAGGAAGTGCTTGGCTTCAAGCTTCGGGAGCAAAAGGTGCGCGGGGAAGGCGAGGAGCTTGGGGCCTGGCTTTCCGTGAGCCCTCTGGTCCACGAGATCGGCCTTATGCGGGACGCCACGGGTTCAAAGGGGCGCTTCCACCACATCGCTTTCTGGTACGGGTACCCCCAACACCTGATGGATTTGGCGGACCTGTGCATGGAATACGACGTGCGGATTGAGGCAGGGCCGGGCAAGCACGGGACCACGCAGGCCTACTTCATGTACGTCTTTGAGCCGGGGGGAACCCGGGTGGAACTCTTCGGCGACACCGGCTACCTCATCTTTGACCCCACCTGGAAGACGGTGGTCTGGGACGTGACCAACGTGAACGACCTGGAAAAGAGCACCATCTGGTTCGGCGGACAACTCCCGGAAACGTTTTACACGTACGGTACACCCCCCATAGCCAAGGGCGTGGCATTTTGA
- a CDS encoding TRAP transporter substrate-binding protein: MRKLNRRQVLKAGLGLLGATASTRFVNVYAQTRTYTLRFANYFPAPAAQSKLIDQFATDIQRLTGGRVRVETYHGGTLLGPAAIYDGVVQGVAHLGITNLAYNFGRFAETEILDLPLGFPNAWVATHVAHEFYERYRPKEWADTVMITLHASPVMEIFSAQKPVRRLEDLRGMTLRGVGYIGRFAEALGATARPIPMPEAYDNVSKRVIDGLMIPYETLVTFRLGEVIRYVTEIWQVGQVHTFYIVANQQAWNGLPQELRDVISNYVKSEFVEKLAAMWNQVDIDGYRYAVKDTKVDVIQLPQEEIARFTQAADRLIQDYTRNLAAKGVSESEVQARLRFIRDRIAYWLREQERRGIKSSTGPASVRIQL, from the coding sequence ATGCGCAAGCTAAACCGCAGGCAGGTACTCAAGGCAGGACTCGGACTTTTAGGGGCCACCGCTTCTACGCGCTTTGTGAACGTTTACGCTCAAACCCGTACGTATACGTTGCGCTTTGCTAACTACTTTCCAGCGCCCGCAGCCCAGAGCAAGCTTATAGATCAATTCGCCACCGATATCCAGAGGCTTACGGGAGGGCGGGTGCGTGTGGAAACCTACCATGGCGGTACGCTTTTAGGTCCAGCCGCCATCTACGATGGGGTAGTTCAGGGCGTGGCCCACCTGGGCATCACCAACCTAGCCTATAACTTTGGCCGTTTCGCCGAGACCGAGATCCTGGACTTACCCCTCGGTTTCCCCAATGCGTGGGTGGCCACCCATGTGGCCCACGAGTTCTACGAGCGCTACCGCCCAAAGGAGTGGGCCGATACTGTAATGATTACCTTGCACGCTTCCCCGGTGATGGAAATCTTCAGTGCGCAAAAGCCCGTGCGTCGCCTAGAGGACCTCAGGGGTATGACCCTGCGCGGCGTAGGGTATATTGGCCGGTTTGCAGAGGCCTTAGGTGCCACAGCCCGTCCCATCCCCATGCCTGAGGCATACGATAACGTTTCCAAAAGGGTAATTGACGGGTTGATGATCCCTTACGAAACGCTTGTCACCTTCCGCCTCGGGGAAGTCATCCGCTATGTCACGGAAATCTGGCAAGTGGGCCAGGTACACACCTTCTACATCGTAGCTAACCAGCAAGCGTGGAACGGGCTTCCCCAGGAACTGCGAGATGTGATCAGCAACTACGTGAAAAGCGAATTTGTAGAAAAACTTGCCGCTATGTGGAACCAGGTGGACATAGATGGGTATCGCTATGCCGTCAAGGATACCAAGGTGGACGTCATTCAACTTCCCCAAGAGGAGATAGCCCGTTTCACGCAGGCCGCCGACCGTCTTATCCAGGACTACACCCGCAACCTAGCTGCCAAAGGGGTAAGCGAAAGCGAGGTGCAGGCGCGCCTTCGTTTTATCCGCGATCGCATCGCCTACTGGTTGCGCGAACAAGAACGGCGGGGCATCAAGTCCTCCACCGGTCCCGCTTCCGTTCGGATCCAGCTCTGA
- a CDS encoding TRAP transporter small permease, with translation MLGTTLWDVIGAKVFKSPLSGATELVSFAQLLAVGAGMGMTLLLGRHIHVEYALHLLPHPLRGLLSATGQLLIAAFFATIALYTWRFAQGLVLSGEVLPGLRVPVYPFVYAFWGLLVLNSLYGFYLFLEGLLKIRERQ, from the coding sequence ATGCTAGGCACCACGCTTTGGGACGTTATAGGCGCCAAGGTATTCAAGTCCCCCCTGAGTGGGGCCACGGAATTGGTAAGCTTTGCGCAGCTCTTGGCGGTAGGTGCTGGTATGGGCATGACCCTCCTCCTGGGCCGCCACATCCATGTGGAGTACGCGCTACACCTCTTGCCTCATCCGCTCAGGGGACTTCTCAGCGCCACGGGCCAACTTTTGATCGCTGCATTCTTTGCCACCATCGCCCTATATACTTGGCGCTTTGCACAAGGGCTTGTCCTATCCGGAGAGGTCCTACCGGGGCTGCGGGTCCCCGTGTATCCCTTCGTGTACGCCTTTTGGGGACTATTGGTATTGAATTCCCTCTATGGGTTCTATCTGTTCCTAGAGGGACTCTTGAAGATAAGGGAGCGCCAATGA
- a CDS encoding TRAP transporter large permease, with protein sequence MNPTELGLLGILVLLILFGLGVPVAFAMALVGLVGMAVLIPLDAAASLAARDVFNQFSSYSLSAITLFVLMGYYASMAGLGEVLYRAFYALVGPLRGGLGVATILACSGFASVSGSSAATAAAMGRMALPEMRRYGYDPAFSGATVAAGGALGILIPPSTVFLVYAFLTTQPVGHLFLAGILPGIVLTLLLAATAYGVALWRPNSAPPAESKPWEERFRALLGAWQVPLLFVLVVGGLFWGWFSPTQAGAIGAAGSLAFAAINRRFTWASFVAATAESLRTSIMILTLIAGATLFGRFLVLTRIPFHLADWVETLPLGPESILFAIVFIFFLGGFFMDSMALVTLLVPVFFPVVQRLGFDPIWFGVLVVLTAEMGVITPPVGVNVYVVKAMLPDVSLEAIFRWVMLFLIPLFALVGLLFLFPQLALWLPGTLGR encoded by the coding sequence ATGAACCCCACGGAACTCGGACTGCTGGGCATCCTCGTTCTCCTAATCCTCTTCGGCTTGGGTGTACCGGTGGCTTTTGCCATGGCCTTGGTGGGCCTTGTGGGTATGGCGGTTCTCATACCGCTGGATGCCGCTGCTAGCTTAGCTGCCCGCGATGTCTTTAACCAGTTTTCCAGCTATAGCCTCAGCGCCATTACCCTCTTTGTCCTAATGGGCTACTACGCTTCCATGGCAGGCCTGGGTGAGGTGCTGTACCGAGCCTTCTACGCCTTGGTGGGACCCCTGCGGGGAGGGTTAGGTGTGGCCACGATTTTGGCCTGTTCTGGGTTTGCCTCCGTTTCTGGTTCCAGCGCCGCCACCGCTGCTGCCATGGGACGCATGGCCCTTCCGGAAATGCGGCGCTATGGCTACGATCCTGCTTTCTCCGGGGCCACCGTGGCCGCAGGGGGTGCCTTGGGCATCCTCATCCCTCCCAGCACCGTTTTCTTGGTCTACGCCTTTCTCACTACCCAACCCGTGGGACACCTTTTCTTGGCAGGGATACTTCCTGGCATTGTACTTACCCTTCTTTTAGCGGCCACTGCCTACGGGGTGGCCCTTTGGCGCCCCAACTCGGCTCCACCCGCAGAGTCCAAACCTTGGGAAGAGCGTTTCCGTGCGCTTCTAGGTGCATGGCAGGTTCCCCTCTTGTTCGTCTTGGTTGTGGGAGGGCTTTTTTGGGGATGGTTCAGCCCTACACAGGCAGGAGCTATTGGAGCAGCAGGCTCCCTGGCTTTTGCCGCCATTAACCGCCGGTTCACCTGGGCAAGCTTTGTGGCAGCCACTGCAGAAAGTTTACGCACATCCATTATGATCCTCACCCTCATCGCCGGAGCAACGTTGTTCGGTCGTTTTCTCGTCCTCACCCGTATACCTTTCCACCTTGCCGATTGGGTGGAAACCCTTCCTCTAGGTCCAGAAAGTATCCTTTTTGCCATTGTTTTCATCTTCTTTCTGGGGGGTTTTTTCATGGACTCCATGGCCCTGGTCACCCTCCTGGTTCCCGTCTTCTTCCCTGTAGTCCAGAGGTTAGGGTTTGATCCCATTTGGTTTGGAGTCTTGGTGGTGCTAACAGCGGAAATGGGGGTTATTACCCCCCCGGTGGGGGTGAATGTATATGTGGTGAAAGCCATGCTCCCCGACGTTTCCTTAGAAGCCATCTTCCGCTGGGTGATGCTTTTTCTGATCCCCCTCTTTGCCTTGGTTGGCCTTCTTTTCCTGTTCCCGCAACTGGCGCTTTGGCTACCAGGAACCCTGGGGAGGTAA
- a CDS encoding 4-hydroxybenzoate 3-monooxygenase, with protein sequence MRSKADVAIVGAGPAGLLLDHLLHREGLSVVVLEAKTRRYLETSPHRIRAGVMEWGTREILVQVGLGEGLLQNGYEHQGIYLAHAGELRRIDFPSLAEGWRIWVYGQQYLVRDMIARFLEEGGEILFEHEVIGLENLASAPRVRYRTPEGREAELEATFVVGADGSHGRMRAFIPGLSLKERVYPFAWLGILAEAPPAADELIYASHPRGFALFSMRSKTLARNYLQVSPEENLEEWPEERIWEELNLRLEGVAQVQPGPLLEKSLTPHRAFVAEPMQYGRLFLIGDAAHVVPPTGAKGMNLAVADAVALFQAFWAFFKTGDEAKLSRHTETCLEHVWQGEYFSYWMTHLLHTHPDPFREGLRQAEIKQVLASEPLQRFLATNYTGHHTTGRWVGTLA encoded by the coding sequence ATGCGCTCCAAAGCGGATGTGGCCATCGTTGGTGCCGGACCTGCTGGCCTTCTGCTAGACCACCTCCTTCACCGGGAGGGGCTTAGCGTGGTGGTCTTGGAGGCCAAGACCCGGCGGTACCTAGAAACCAGTCCCCACCGTATCCGCGCGGGAGTTATGGAGTGGGGCACCCGGGAAATCCTGGTCCAGGTAGGCCTTGGGGAAGGCCTATTGCAAAATGGCTACGAACACCAAGGCATCTACCTTGCCCACGCCGGCGAGCTCCGCCGCATAGATTTTCCTAGCCTCGCCGAGGGATGGCGCATCTGGGTCTATGGCCAGCAGTACCTTGTGCGCGATATGATAGCTCGCTTTTTAGAAGAAGGAGGGGAAATCCTTTTTGAACACGAGGTGATAGGCCTGGAAAACCTCGCGAGCGCACCCAGGGTTCGTTACCGCACTCCCGAGGGCCGAGAAGCGGAGCTGGAAGCCACCTTCGTGGTGGGGGCTGATGGCTCCCATGGCCGCATGCGAGCGTTCATCCCTGGCCTCTCCCTCAAAGAAAGGGTTTACCCCTTCGCTTGGCTTGGGATCCTGGCAGAGGCGCCCCCGGCGGCGGACGAGCTTATCTATGCCAGCCACCCTCGAGGCTTCGCCCTCTTCTCCATGCGCTCCAAAACGCTGGCCCGCAACTACCTCCAGGTGTCCCCGGAGGAAAACCTAGAAGAGTGGCCAGAAGAACGCATTTGGGAAGAACTAAACTTGCGCCTTGAGGGGGTAGCGCAGGTCCAGCCCGGCCCCCTTTTGGAAAAAAGCCTAACCCCCCACCGGGCCTTTGTGGCCGAACCCATGCAGTATGGTCGCCTTTTCCTCATAGGGGATGCCGCCCACGTGGTGCCCCCCACGGGGGCTAAGGGGATGAACCTGGCGGTGGCCGATGCGGTGGCCCTGTTCCAGGCCTTTTGGGCTTTTTTCAAAACCGGTGATGAGGCAAAATTAAGCCGCCACACGGAAACCTGCCTGGAACACGTGTGGCAGGGGGAATACTTCTCGTATTGGATGACCCACCTCCTCCATACCCACCCCGACCCCTTCCGCGAGGGCCTTCGCCAAGCCGAGATCAAGCAGGTACTAGCCTCAGAACCCCTCCAACGATTCCTAGCCACCAACTACACAGGGCACCACACCACGGGCCGATGGGTGGGGACCCTAGCTTAA
- a CDS encoding Bug family tripartite tricarboxylate transporter substrate binding protein, with the protein MHQRRQVLKWLLGTTGALAVGKVWAQRYPSRPITLIVPWSPGGSTDLTARALAPVLEGILKVPVQVVNRTGGAGAVGHGAIAQARPDGYTIGIITLEVVLPPWVAQTKISADMFSPISLLVLNPVAVVVRQDAPWKTIQELIQDIRQNPGKYKASGTAKWGSYDFARLGFLWKLGLKDEALPWVPAQGAAAALQELIAGGVNVAFVAIGEAANLVRSGQARYLAFMTESRFPAFPEIPTLKELGIDWTFASFLMAAAPKFTLPSVIDVLDKAFAQAVQDPEFVRFMQNANLVIRHLDRKASPAFLQERTQAMNRIVQELGLKF; encoded by the coding sequence ATGCACCAGCGCAGGCAAGTTCTGAAGTGGTTACTTGGCACCACGGGCGCTCTGGCCGTGGGCAAGGTTTGGGCCCAGCGGTACCCCTCGCGGCCCATCACCCTCATCGTCCCCTGGTCTCCTGGGGGAAGCACAGACCTCACCGCCCGGGCCTTGGCCCCCGTGTTGGAGGGGATTCTCAAGGTCCCGGTCCAGGTGGTGAACCGCACCGGGGGTGCTGGAGCCGTGGGCCACGGGGCCATTGCCCAAGCCCGGCCTGACGGCTACACCATCGGCATCATTACCCTCGAGGTCGTGCTACCCCCTTGGGTTGCCCAAACCAAAATCAGCGCCGACATGTTCTCCCCCATCTCCCTCCTGGTGCTGAATCCTGTGGCCGTGGTGGTGCGCCAAGATGCGCCCTGGAAGACCATACAGGAACTCATCCAGGATATCCGGCAAAACCCCGGAAAGTACAAAGCCTCCGGCACGGCCAAGTGGGGGTCCTACGATTTCGCTCGCCTGGGATTCCTCTGGAAGCTTGGGCTTAAGGACGAAGCGCTTCCCTGGGTGCCCGCCCAAGGCGCGGCAGCGGCGCTCCAAGAACTCATCGCCGGGGGCGTGAACGTGGCCTTCGTGGCCATCGGCGAAGCGGCCAACCTGGTGCGTTCCGGCCAGGCCCGTTACCTGGCCTTCATGACCGAGAGCCGCTTCCCCGCCTTCCCCGAGATCCCCACCTTGAAAGAGCTGGGCATAGACTGGACCTTTGCCTCCTTCCTCATGGCGGCGGCGCCCAAGTTCACCCTACCCTCGGTCATAGATGTGTTGGATAAGGCCTTCGCCCAGGCGGTGCAGGACCCGGAGTTTGTGCGTTTCATGCAGAACGCCAATCTGGTCATCCGCCATCTGGACCGCAAGGCAAGCCCGGCTTTCCTCCAGGAAAGAACCCAGGCTATGAACCGGATCGTGCAGGAGCTAGGCCTGAAGTTCTGA
- a CDS encoding tripartite tricarboxylate transporter TctB family protein produces MVWEKVVGVLAAGLGVLAWALSAGLPKAEGPGPELFPRVLGTALVLGGLYLLWEKAEGPRIRLGRAWLPVLLLTLFFLLAPTLVSRTGVALATAIAAGVGTLFAGEGWPRALLTALALWLLAYGVFVRLLGVPA; encoded by the coding sequence ATGGTGTGGGAAAAGGTTGTCGGGGTGCTGGCCGCCGGCCTAGGGGTGTTGGCCTGGGCGCTTAGCGCAGGGCTTCCCAAGGCAGAGGGGCCAGGCCCCGAGCTCTTTCCCCGGGTTCTGGGCACGGCCTTGGTGCTCGGAGGGCTCTACCTGCTCTGGGAAAAGGCGGAAGGCCCTCGCATCCGGCTGGGGAGAGCGTGGCTCCCCGTCCTCCTCCTGACCCTTTTTTTTCTCCTGGCGCCCACCTTGGTGTCCCGCACGGGCGTTGCCCTAGCCACGGCCATCGCTGCCGGGGTAGGAACCCTTTTTGCGGGTGAAGGCTGGCCTAGGGCGTTGTTGACCGCGTTGGCTTTGTGGCTTTTGGCCTACGGGGTCTTTGTCCGCTTGCTGGGGGTACCCGCATGA
- a CDS encoding tripartite tricarboxylate transporter permease: MSLLSPEVLLAMFLGGLYGAVFGALPGLTATLALSLFIPFALFLPPEVGLAAIISLCATAIFAGDIGAVMARIPGTPASAAYTEEIHELGKERGPAFALGLSALPSALGGLVGTGLLVVGSWGMAALARQFSSFEYFWLVLLGVTSGVLAAPHIVKGLVAFALGMLLATVGYDPALGNPRFTFGNVNLLGGINFIVALIGLFGLSEVLFQLLKGAGSSNIKPAAFRGSATLFFLEPFRLILRQRRLFVRSSLLGTFIGFLPGAGSDFAAWIASNFQRLAKGSKETVVLAGASSNNAAVAGTWIPALSLGLPGDTLTAIVLGLFLTLGIRPGPELFARHLDLVVEIYGVFLLASVLVMPLVGYLGSFLVSLASRLPRGMLLGGIAGLSLLGAYAINNNPFDLYVLALLGILGLLLRLGGYPLGQVVLGMVLGPLLEQHLMVSMIKTHWNVWSFFERPVAMLLALVNLLFLVGLIWLRLRQARRLKAFEVLAQGEEG, from the coding sequence ATGAGCCTCCTTTCTCCCGAAGTCCTTCTCGCCATGTTCCTCGGAGGGCTATACGGGGCGGTTTTCGGAGCCCTCCCCGGGCTCACCGCCACCTTGGCCCTGAGCCTTTTCATCCCCTTCGCCCTTTTTCTCCCCCCGGAGGTAGGCCTGGCCGCCATCATCAGCCTGTGCGCCACGGCTATCTTCGCCGGGGACATCGGGGCGGTGATGGCCCGCATCCCAGGAACCCCAGCCTCCGCCGCCTACACCGAGGAAATCCACGAGCTGGGTAAGGAACGGGGCCCTGCTTTCGCCTTAGGCCTTTCCGCCCTGCCCTCCGCCTTGGGAGGCCTGGTAGGCACGGGGCTTCTCGTGGTGGGGTCCTGGGGCATGGCCGCTTTAGCCCGGCAGTTCTCCTCCTTTGAGTACTTCTGGCTCGTCCTCTTAGGGGTCACGAGCGGCGTCCTGGCCGCTCCCCACATCGTCAAGGGCCTTGTGGCCTTCGCCTTGGGGATGCTCCTGGCCACGGTGGGTTACGATCCTGCCCTCGGAAATCCCCGTTTCACCTTCGGCAACGTCAACCTTCTCGGGGGCATCAACTTCATCGTGGCGCTAATCGGACTCTTCGGCCTAAGCGAGGTGTTGTTCCAGCTCCTAAAGGGTGCGGGCTCTTCCAACATTAAGCCCGCCGCCTTTAGGGGGTCGGCCACCCTCTTTTTCCTGGAGCCGTTTCGCCTCATCCTGCGCCAGCGCCGGCTCTTTGTGCGCTCTTCCCTCCTGGGCACCTTTATCGGTTTCCTACCGGGAGCGGGTTCCGATTTCGCCGCCTGGATCGCCAGCAATTTCCAGCGCCTGGCCAAGGGGAGCAAGGAGACCGTGGTTCTAGCGGGCGCATCCAGCAACAACGCCGCCGTGGCGGGTACCTGGATCCCCGCCCTTTCCCTGGGACTTCCGGGGGACACCCTTACCGCCATCGTCCTCGGGCTTTTCCTCACCCTGGGCATCCGGCCAGGCCCGGAGCTCTTTGCCCGCCACCTGGACCTGGTGGTGGAGATCTATGGGGTATTCCTCCTCGCCAGCGTCCTCGTCATGCCCCTGGTGGGGTACCTGGGCTCCTTCTTGGTGAGCCTGGCTTCCCGCCTGCCCCGAGGAATGTTGCTTGGCGGCATCGCTGGGCTCAGCCTCCTCGGGGCTTACGCCATCAACAACAACCCCTTTGACCTCTACGTGCTGGCCTTGCTGGGGATTTTGGGCCTCCTCCTTCGCCTAGGGGGCTATCCCCTGGGCCAGGTGGTCTTGGGCATGGTCCTTGGGCCCCTGCTAGAGCAACACCTCATGGTCAGCATGATCAAGACCCACTGGAACGTCTGGAGTTTCTTCGAGCGCCCCGTGGCCATGCTCCTAGCCCTCGTCAACCTGCTCTTCCTGGTGGGCTTAATCTGGCTGCGGTTGCGGCAGGCCCGGCGGCTAAAGGCCTTTGAGGTCCTCGCTCAAGGGGAGGAAGGATGA
- a CDS encoding zinc-dependent alcohol dehydrogenase produces MRAWVLKDYGHLALEERPEPGGEGLLLKVLAVGICGSDLSVYKGTPAMRARWRPPLILGHEVAGLVEEGPAGLVGRPVALYPALACGDCEACRGGKPHLCPKRQHLGFHLAGGLAERIRVPEALVYPLPEGFPSWKGALAEPLAVALHAVRLAKPRSGERALVVGGGAMGALAAWLLNGLGVRAHLLEPQRQRGQTLLSLGLVAAWTGEAEDLPSNTYPLVLDTVGLEATLVQALRALAPGGRAVVVGLSGLEAPLDLQDLVLREKAVLGSYLFTPDEFQEAITLLPGLPEALFRLWPAERAEEAFLALLEGEVPEPKVVLVW; encoded by the coding sequence ATGAGGGCCTGGGTTCTCAAGGACTACGGCCACCTGGCCTTGGAGGAGCGCCCGGAGCCCGGGGGGGAAGGCCTTCTTCTTAAGGTTCTGGCGGTAGGGATCTGCGGGAGCGACCTTAGCGTGTACAAGGGGACGCCGGCCATGCGGGCCCGCTGGCGTCCGCCCCTGATCCTGGGCCACGAGGTGGCGGGCTTGGTGGAGGAGGGACCGGCTGGCCTTGTGGGCCGTCCAGTGGCCCTTTACCCCGCCCTAGCCTGCGGGGACTGCGAGGCCTGCCGCGGAGGCAAACCCCACCTCTGCCCGAAGCGCCAGCACCTAGGCTTTCACCTGGCTGGGGGACTGGCGGAGCGCATCCGGGTTCCCGAAGCCCTGGTCTACCCCCTGCCCGAGGGCTTCCCCTCCTGGAAGGGGGCCTTGGCCGAGCCCTTGGCCGTGGCCCTCCACGCCGTGAGGCTCGCCAAGCCCCGAAGCGGCGAAAGGGCGCTGGTAGTGGGGGGTGGGGCCATGGGGGCTTTGGCCGCTTGGCTCCTCAACGGCTTAGGGGTAAGGGCGCACCTCCTGGAACCGCAGCGGCAACGGGGACAGACCCTCCTTTCCCTAGGACTCGTGGCGGCGTGGACGGGGGAAGCGGAGGACCTTCCCTCCAACACCTACCCCTTGGTCCTGGACACGGTGGGCCTCGAGGCCACCCTTGTGCAGGCCCTTCGCGCCCTGGCTCCTGGGGGTAGGGCGGTGGTGGTGGGGCTTTCAGGGTTAGAGGCGCCCCTGGACCTTCAGGACCTGGTCCTTCGGGAAAAGGCTGTCTTGGGAAGCTACCTCTTCACCCCGGACGAGTTCCAGGAGGCCATAACCCTCCTGCCTGGGCTCCCCGAGGCCCTTTTCCGCCTCTGGCCAGCTGAGCGCGCAGAGGAAGCCTTCCTAGCCCTTCTGGAGGGCGAGGTTCCCGAACCCAAAGTGGTCTTGGTTTGGTGA